In Prevotella sp. oral taxon 475, one DNA window encodes the following:
- the priA gene encoding primosomal protein N', with the protein MRYVDVVLPLPLEGFFTYSLPDAMSRGVEMGVRVLVPLGRSKTYTALVARVHDAPPAFEVKPVMQILDTKPMLLPQQWAVWQWLSKYYLAPMGEVYKVALPAGLKAEEGFRPKTERYVGLTKAFSNEKSLHLALDMLARAQRQRQVLEAFLRLSHWDSAVGDMPQKPLSEVTREEVMNESRCSLAAFKALTDRGILYTYQKEVGRLNDHRPQQLDRIKSLNEAQLEAYNQIRFQFLKKNVVLLHGVTSSGKTEIYIHLIAQALQKGQQVLYLLPEIALTVQMMSRLKSVFGSRLGIYHSKYSDAERVEIWQKQLSDSPYDVILGARSAVFLPFQRLGLVIIDEEHETSFKQQDPAPRYHARSVAIVLAQQYGAKTLLGTATPSAESYQNALKGKYGLVRLTSRYQDIALPEIRVIDVKDLRRRRMMNGAFSPALLAAMRSALEKGEQVILFQNRRGFAPMIECRVCGWVPRCTNCDVSLTLHKTLNQLTCHYCGFTYTPPSECPNCGGTDLRGRGYGTEKIEDQVVEIFPEARVARMDLDTTRTKNAYERLIADFSSGRTNVLIGTQMISKGLDFDRVSVVGILNADSMLNFPDFRSYEYAFMMMAQVSGRAGRKGRQGLVFLQTANADLPVISQVVRNDYEAFFNDLADERRHFHYPPFYRLIAVYMKHNKEPLVETAAMEMGSRLRQFFGSRVLGPDKPAVARVKTLHIRKLIIKIEPQLDGNRVRECLRYAQTTLLQDKRYAALQVYYDVDPM; encoded by the coding sequence ATGCGGTACGTAGATGTTGTGTTGCCTCTGCCTCTGGAGGGATTTTTCACCTATTCGCTCCCCGATGCGATGAGCCGGGGCGTGGAGATGGGCGTGCGGGTGCTGGTGCCTCTGGGCCGATCGAAGACCTATACGGCCTTGGTGGCGAGGGTTCACGACGCCCCACCCGCCTTCGAGGTGAAGCCTGTCATGCAGATATTGGACACAAAACCGATGCTCCTACCCCAGCAATGGGCTGTGTGGCAGTGGCTCTCGAAGTATTATCTCGCGCCGATGGGCGAGGTTTACAAAGTGGCTTTGCCTGCCGGACTGAAGGCCGAGGAGGGCTTCCGACCCAAGACGGAACGGTATGTGGGACTGACTAAGGCCTTTAGCAACGAGAAAAGTCTGCACCTCGCCCTGGATATGCTCGCCCGAGCGCAGCGACAGCGGCAGGTGTTGGAGGCCTTTCTGAGGCTGTCTCACTGGGATTCGGCGGTCGGAGACATGCCGCAAAAGCCTCTTTCCGAGGTGACACGCGAAGAGGTGATGAACGAAAGTCGCTGTTCACTGGCCGCGTTCAAGGCTCTGACAGATCGCGGCATTCTTTATACTTATCAGAAAGAGGTGGGCCGACTGAATGATCATCGTCCGCAACAACTCGACCGAATCAAATCGCTCAACGAGGCGCAACTCGAGGCTTACAATCAGATTCGGTTCCAATTCCTAAAGAAAAATGTTGTTCTCCTCCACGGTGTCACCTCCAGCGGCAAGACAGAAATCTATATTCACCTCATCGCCCAGGCCTTGCAGAAGGGCCAACAGGTGCTCTATCTACTGCCCGAGATTGCGCTCACGGTGCAGATGATGTCACGATTGAAGAGCGTTTTTGGTAGCAGACTGGGCATCTATCACTCGAAATATAGCGATGCCGAACGGGTGGAGATTTGGCAAAAACAGCTCTCCGATTCGCCCTACGATGTGATTTTAGGGGCGAGGAGTGCAGTTTTCCTACCATTCCAACGGTTGGGACTGGTCATTATCGACGAAGAACACGAAACGAGCTTTAAGCAACAAGACCCTGCTCCGCGGTATCATGCCCGGTCGGTTGCCATCGTTCTGGCGCAGCAATACGGTGCCAAAACGCTTTTAGGCACAGCTACGCCCTCGGCAGAGAGCTATCAGAACGCACTGAAAGGCAAGTACGGACTGGTTCGACTCACGTCGCGCTATCAGGATATTGCCCTTCCCGAAATTCGTGTCATTGACGTAAAAGACCTGCGCCGACGACGAATGATGAACGGCGCGTTCTCACCTGCACTGCTCGCCGCTATGCGTTCGGCCTTGGAGAAAGGCGAACAGGTGATTCTTTTTCAAAACCGACGCGGCTTCGCACCGATGATCGAGTGTCGTGTTTGTGGGTGGGTGCCGCGATGTACCAACTGTGATGTGTCGCTCACCCTACACAAAACGCTCAACCAACTCACCTGTCATTACTGCGGTTTCACCTATACCCCTCCCTCGGAATGCCCCAATTGCGGCGGAACCGATCTGCGCGGACGGGGGTATGGCACTGAGAAGATTGAAGACCAGGTGGTCGAAATCTTTCCCGAAGCACGCGTAGCCCGCATGGACCTCGACACGACGCGCACCAAAAATGCCTATGAACGCCTCATCGCCGATTTCTCTTCGGGACGCACCAACGTGCTCATCGGGACGCAGATGATTAGCAAAGGCCTTGACTTCGACCGTGTGAGCGTCGTGGGCATCCTCAATGCCGACTCGATGTTGAACTTTCCCGACTTCCGCTCCTACGAATATGCTTTCATGATGATGGCTCAAGTGAGCGGTCGGGCTGGTAGAAAGGGCCGGCAGGGACTGGTTTTCCTGCAAACGGCCAACGCCGACCTGCCCGTCATCTCGCAAGTGGTTCGCAACGATTACGAGGCTTTCTTCAACGACCTCGCAGACGAACGCCGCCACTTTCACTATCCGCCTTTCTACCGGTTGATTGCCGTTTACATGAAGCACAATAAGGAACCTCTTGTCGAGACGGCTGCCATGGAGATGGGAAGCAGACTCAGACAGTTCTTCGGCAGTAGAGTTTTGGGCCCCGACAAGCCTGCCGTGGCACGCGTAAAAACCCTCCATATCCGCAAACTGATCATCAAAATCGAACCACAACTCGATGGCAACCGCGTGCGGGAGTGCCTCCGATATGCCCAAACGACCCTCTTGCAAGACAAGCGTTACGCTGCTCTACAGGTGTATTATGATGTAGATCCGATGTAA
- a CDS encoding DUF6722 family protein — protein MWKEKPGNYLIDVSKYIITGVVITSLFKDLVDKLAIYIVGISLSFIALIAGLILLSSNQQKGGK, from the coding sequence ATGTGGAAAGAGAAACCTGGAAATTATCTCATTGATGTATCCAAATACATCATCACCGGCGTTGTCATCACATCGCTGTTTAAAGATTTGGTGGATAAATTGGCCATCTATATCGTTGGTATCTCCTTGTCTTTCATTGCGTTGATAGCCGGTCTCATTCTCTTAAGTAGCAATCAACAGAAAGGAGGAAAGTAG